GAAAGGCCTCGAGGCTTACACTCGCACCGAAGCCGGCCGCCTGTACTCCTTCTATTGGCTTCCACCAGACGGCGAGCGCATGGATTGCCCCATGCACGAAGACCCGCTCCACCTCATCCCGCCGGAATTTCGGGCGGCGGTTTTGCAGGAGCTAAACGCCGGCAACAGCAACTACGACCGGGTCGAAATCGAAGGCGACCTGTGCCCGGCTTGCCGCTACGTCTACAACCGCCTGTTGCAACAAGCCGATGGCAACTGGCTAGAGGTGGTCAAACAAGTGCGCGTCAAGCGGCTCCTGCTTTCGGAAAAGGATCGGGTCGGCATCGGCACCTTCCAGCCAAAAGACGAGAAGAACCAGGACTCAACCGAACTGACCGGCGACATCAACTACCGTAAGATCGCCGAATACGGCTCCGACTCGGATCCGCGCGCCTTCAACTTCGATGGCGAACTCAATATTGCCAATCGCGGCCTGGTCGAGTTCATAGAAATCCTCAAGCTCGATGTGGCCTTCCTCTACGACCTGCTCACCGCCTCGCAGGAACACAAGATCAAGCCCAAGAAGTTTGCCCATACCGACATTGACGAAGTCATCATCGGCCACACCAACGAGGCCGAGTACCGCCGCCTGCTCAGCAACGAGTACATGGAAGCCCTGCGCGACCGGACGATTAAGATTGACGTCCCTTACGTCACCCGCTACAGCGACGAAGTGCAGATTTACCAACGCGACTTCAATGACCGCCGGGTGGTGGGCAAGCACATTGCCCCGCACACTTTGGAGATTGCCGCCCTGTGGGCGGTGTTGAGCCGCCTCGAGGAACCCAAACGCGCCGGCCTCACCCTCCTGCAAAAACTCAAACTGTACGACGGGCGCGTCATCCCCGGCTTTACCGAAGACAGCGTCATGGAATTGCAGGCCGAAGCCAAACAGGAAGGCATGATCGGCGTCTCGGCCCGTTACATTCAGGACAAGCTTTCCAACGCGCTGGTGAGTGATCAGAGTCGCACTTGCATCAACCCCTTCCTGCTCATGCGCGAACTGGAAACCGGCCTGAAGCACCACTCGCTCATCACCAACGACGAACAACGCAAACGCTACCGCGAATTGCTGGCCGTGGCCCGCGCCGAATACGACGAGATCGTCAAGAACGAAGTCCAGCGGGCCATCACCGCCGACGAAGCCGCCATCAAACGGTTGAGCGCCAACTACATTGACAACATCAAGGCCTACACCCAGCGCCAAAAAGTGCGGAACGCCTACACCGGCCAGGACGAGCCGCCCGACGAACGGCTGATGCGCTCAATTGAAGAGAAGATCGAAATTCCCGAAGCCCGCAAGGACGACTTCCGCCGGGAGATTATGAACTACATCGGCGCGCTGGCGATTGACGGCAAGACGTTTAGCTGGGACTCGAACGACCGCCTGCGCCGCGCTCTCGAACTCAAGCTCTTTGAAGATCAAAAGGACTCAATCAAGCTCACCAGCCTGGTCTCGAACGTGATTGACAGCGAAACACAGGAGAAGATTGAAGTGGTGAAGAGCCGGTTGATCAAGAATTTGGGC
The DNA window shown above is from Chloroflexota bacterium and carries:
- a CDS encoding serine protein kinase, which translates into the protein MGQTSILSKIEQLQDAGNFRGQHWEGTFEEYLDIVRHDPKVARSAFQRLYDMIVSYGSEEYSRNRETLIHYRFFDDPVENGKDAVFGLDKPLMELVRIFQSAARRYGTERRVLLLHGPVGTAKSTIVRLLKKGLEAYTRTEAGRLYSFYWLPPDGERMDCPMHEDPLHLIPPEFRAAVLQELNAGNSNYDRVEIEGDLCPACRYVYNRLLQQADGNWLEVVKQVRVKRLLLSEKDRVGIGTFQPKDEKNQDSTELTGDINYRKIAEYGSDSDPRAFNFDGELNIANRGLVEFIEILKLDVAFLYDLLTASQEHKIKPKKFAHTDIDEVIIGHTNEAEYRRLLSNEYMEALRDRTIKIDVPYVTRYSDEVQIYQRDFNDRRVVGKHIAPHTLEIAALWAVLSRLEEPKRAGLTLLQKLKLYDGRVIPGFTEDSVMELQAEAKQEGMIGVSARYIQDKLSNALVSDQSRTCINPFLLMRELETGLKHHSLITNDEQRKRYRELLAVARAEYDEIVKNEVQRAITADEAAIKRLSANYIDNIKAYTQRQKVRNAYTGQDEPPDERLMRSIEEKIEIPEARKDDFRREIMNYIGALAIDGKTFSWDSNDRLRRALELKLFEDQKDSIKLTSLVSNVIDSETQEKIEVVKSRLIKNLGYCDVCATDVLNYVASIFARGDTSQK